Proteins from one Bacteroides mediterraneensis genomic window:
- a CDS encoding thymidine kinase has product MVVFSEDHREETCRRGRIEVICGSMFSGKTEELIRRLRRATFAHQRVEIFKPAIDTRYSEEDVVSHDNNSIKSTPIDSSASILLFTSEIDVVGIDEAQFFDDGLPEVCNELANQGIRVIIAGLDMDFKGIPFGPMPALCAIADEVTKVHAICVKCGNLAYVSHRTVSNEKRVLLGEKEEYEPLCRCCYQKALKQELSK; this is encoded by the coding sequence ATGGTAGTATTTTCAGAAGACCACCGGGAAGAGACTTGCCGGAGAGGAAGAATAGAAGTGATATGTGGTTCCATGTTTTCAGGAAAGACGGAAGAGTTGATTCGGCGTTTGCGGCGGGCTACTTTTGCCCATCAGCGGGTGGAAATATTCAAGCCGGCCATAGATACCCGTTATTCGGAGGAGGATGTGGTGTCGCACGACAATAATAGCATCAAATCGACTCCGATTGATTCTTCTGCCAGCATTCTTTTGTTTACTTCGGAGATTGATGTGGTGGGTATTGACGAGGCTCAGTTTTTTGATGACGGATTGCCTGAGGTGTGCAATGAATTGGCCAACCAGGGAATTCGGGTAATTATCGCTGGATTGGATATGGACTTTAAGGGGATTCCTTTTGGGCCGATGCCTGCATTGTGTGCCATTGCCGATGAAGTCACGAAAGTACATGCCATCTGTGTGAAGTGTGGAAACCTGGCATACGTGTCGCATCGTACCGTTTCGAACGAGAAAAGGGTTCTGTTGGGGGAAAAAGAGGAATATGAACCTTTGTGCCGCTGCTGCTATCAGAAAGCTTTGAAGCAGGAATTAAGTAAATAG
- a CDS encoding RNA polymerase sigma factor, with protein MESFDFEEELISLQGKLRSYAYLLFPQREDAEDLIQETLLKALENRERYNENVNFKGWLYTIMHNIFINICKSKKYCLFLSLSDSNVSEDMARAMEFADDEYSFKEICQVIDELPENLRMVVSMRMKGFKYLEIANRTGIPIGLVKSRIFYGKKRLKEMLDES; from the coding sequence ATGGAAAGTTTTGATTTTGAGGAGGAGTTGATATCCCTGCAGGGAAAACTTCGCAGTTATGCGTATTTGTTGTTTCCCCAAAGGGAGGATGCGGAAGATTTGATACAGGAAACCTTGTTGAAAGCGCTTGAGAATAGAGAGAGGTATAATGAAAATGTCAATTTTAAGGGCTGGTTATATACTATTATGCACAATATTTTCATCAATATCTGCAAGTCAAAGAAATATTGTCTGTTTCTGAGTCTGTCTGATAGTAACGTGAGTGAGGACATGGCTCGGGCGATGGAATTTGCAGATGATGAGTATAGTTTTAAGGAAATATGTCAGGTGATTGATGAATTGCCCGAAAATCTTCGGATGGTCGTTTCGATGAGGATGAAAGGGTTCAAATACCTGGAGATTGCGAATCGTACCGGGATTCCGATAGGGCTGGTAAAGAGTCGTATCTTCTATGGAAAAAAAAGATTGAAGGAGATGCTGGATGAGTCATAA
- a CDS encoding ferritin-like domain-containing protein, producing the protein MDKSIEEVVNEQLNNEIWSSGVYMAFQLYFSEQGMPMLSSWLGIQVRKKGECIRRMSEYLLAGGGMVFLKGQVFRPENRLEPRAALEAFFSHEQYFHRQVSDFLRWVREVDDSSLRCLAFDLYADEVNVSDFFLELLRILAKEWRRMLPLE; encoded by the coding sequence ATGGATAAAAGCATAGAAGAAGTTGTCAATGAGCAGCTTAATAATGAAATATGGTCTTCTGGGGTTTACATGGCCTTTCAATTGTATTTTAGTGAACAAGGTATGCCGATGTTGTCATCCTGGTTGGGAATACAGGTGCGGAAGAAAGGTGAATGCATTCGTAGGATGAGCGAATATTTGCTGGCGGGAGGGGGTATGGTCTTTCTGAAGGGGCAGGTCTTCAGGCCTGAAAACAGACTGGAGCCAAGAGCGGCATTGGAAGCCTTCTTTTCTCACGAGCAATATTTTCATCGTCAGGTGAGTGATTTTTTGAGATGGGTCCGTGAGGTGGATGATTCTTCGTTGCGCTGTTTGGCCTTTGATTTGTATGCAGATGAAGTGAATGTCAGCGATTTCTTTTTGGAATTGCTGCGGATACTCGCGAAAGAGTGGAGGAGGATGTTGCCTTTGGAATAA
- a CDS encoding bifunctional UDP-sugar hydrolase/5'-nucleotidase, whose protein sequence is MKKIYCLWLMCLLAGVLAAQSVKELYIFHTNDMHSRIEPYASYFPDSLLAGKAGMLRRATFVKEQRREHKDMLLFDSGDFSQGSPYYNLFKGEVEIKMMNEMGYDAGTIGNHEFDFGLDNMARLFKMAQFPIVCANYDVTGTVLEGLVKEYTILERDGIRIGVFGLSPELDGLVAHANYGNVKFEDPVSEGQRVADLLKNQEHCDLVICLSHLGWKGEPYSDVELIENTRHIDIVLGGHSHSFFEAPEFYKNLDGVEVPLQQMGKSAAFVGKMKVKMQKN, encoded by the coding sequence ATGAAAAAGATATATTGTTTGTGGCTGATGTGCCTGTTGGCAGGTGTGTTGGCAGCTCAGTCGGTAAAAGAATTGTATATATTCCACACAAACGACATGCACAGTCGTATAGAACCATACGCCTCTTATTTTCCCGATTCGTTATTGGCGGGAAAGGCCGGTATGCTGCGTCGGGCCACCTTTGTCAAGGAGCAGCGTCGGGAGCACAAGGACATGTTACTGTTTGATTCGGGAGATTTTTCTCAGGGCAGCCCGTATTACAATCTGTTTAAAGGAGAAGTGGAAATCAAGATGATGAACGAGATGGGCTACGATGCCGGGACCATCGGAAACCATGAGTTTGATTTCGGACTGGATAACATGGCCCGTCTGTTCAAGATGGCACAGTTCCCCATCGTGTGCGCCAATTATGACGTGACTGGGACGGTGCTGGAAGGCTTGGTGAAAGAATACACCATTCTGGAACGGGACGGTATCCGCATCGGGGTGTTCGGGTTGAGTCCGGAACTCGACGGACTGGTGGCACATGCCAACTATGGCAATGTGAAGTTTGAAGACCCTGTGTCGGAAGGGCAGCGTGTGGCCGATTTGTTGAAGAATCAGGAACATTGTGATTTGGTGATTTGCCTGTCGCATCTGGGTTGGAAAGGGGAACCTTACTCGGATGTGGAACTCATTGAAAATACCCGTCATATTGATATCGTGCTGGGAGGACATTCGCATTCCTTCTTTGAAGCTCCGGAATTTTATAAGAATCTGGATGGGGTGGAGGTACCCTTGCAGCAGATGGGGAAAAGTGCAGCCTTTGTCGGAAAGATGAAGGTCAAGATGCAGAAAAATTAA
- a CDS encoding glycoside hydrolase family 3 N-terminal domain-containing protein: MIKRCWWSWVLCSLMINGILAQEPALLKQMQDTEACRKWVDEQMGRMTLKQKVGQLFIYTLQPVTNQYTKNVLRKAVEDYAIGGLLFTGGEAGKQVQLTNFAQSYASVPLMITFDGEWGLGMRLKNTPSFPYNRVLGCVQNDSLIYAYGKEVARQCRLIGVQVNFAPVADVDNNPNNPVINFRSFGSEAKRVADKVVAYATGLEAGGVLAVCKHFPGHGDTEIDSHKALPKLNFDRLRLDSVELYPFKKAIEAGVGGVMVGHLHAPTLGEKPASISQGVIMRTLIDELRFQGLVVTDALEMKGIAGHEDVCAKALIAGNDVLLAPRNLKKEIDGVMTAIKKGRLSEEEIDRKCRKVLMFKYALGLSSWQEIPVEGFEAKINTLESLALQQNLSKAAVTVLKDSLGLLPLDLSVSGTVLLSVSSSLSEAYPFYHQLREEFPVSWLHANVDSLEAIGTRLRPAQRVLVALHTAEIEPYAPLLENLAADKPLALVCFGDMKMLEKVPEVVRHSSTVILAHTDADDVQRQVADLFLGNAYADGRLSIPLAGLFKAGDGITVDPDAPRKYAPEEVGMDASILARIDSIAEEGIRLGAYPGCHVMILREGLPVYNKCFGNYTYGGMTPVKENSLYDLASLTKVTATLLAVMKLYDEGKFGLTDRVSDYLPVLKKTDKSRLTIQDLLFHESGLPAYLPFYEEAIDMKSCKGELFRKKPDKNHTLKLAENVYACKDFRYKPEWVSRIPSADYPLQVADSLFLNKEFCREVVKQIVEAPLKGKSYRYSCLNFMLLKEMVEKITGTPMDVYLDSIFYSPMGLRHTAFQPLHKFKKEQMVPSEGKDLLRGGPLQGFVQDEAAAFMGGVSGNAGLFSTAHDVGRIAQMWLDKGICGDRRYLSRATCELFTTLKSRSSRRGLGFDKPDMEHPENSPCTPEAPASVFGHTGYTGTCVWVDPDNDLVFVFLSNRTYPSALEPNNLVKYNIRTRMQQAMYQSIMH, translated from the coding sequence ATGATAAAAAGATGTTGGTGGAGCTGGGTGCTGTGCAGCCTGATGATAAATGGTATTTTGGCGCAGGAGCCTGCTCTTTTAAAACAGATGCAAGACACGGAAGCCTGCCGGAAATGGGTGGACGAGCAAATGGGGCGTATGACCTTGAAGCAGAAGGTGGGCCAATTGTTTATCTATACGCTTCAACCGGTGACGAACCAGTATACTAAGAATGTGTTGCGTAAGGCCGTGGAAGACTATGCCATCGGAGGCCTGTTGTTTACCGGTGGAGAAGCCGGCAAGCAGGTGCAGCTGACCAATTTTGCCCAGTCGTATGCCTCGGTGCCGTTGATGATTACCTTCGACGGGGAATGGGGACTGGGTATGCGCTTGAAAAATACGCCCTCGTTTCCTTACAACCGGGTATTGGGTTGTGTGCAGAATGATTCACTGATTTATGCCTATGGAAAGGAGGTGGCTCGTCAGTGCCGCTTGATAGGAGTGCAGGTGAACTTTGCTCCCGTGGCAGATGTGGACAACAATCCCAATAATCCGGTAATTAACTTCCGTTCGTTCGGCAGTGAGGCGAAACGGGTGGCCGACAAGGTGGTGGCTTATGCCACCGGACTGGAGGCTGGGGGAGTGCTGGCGGTGTGCAAGCATTTTCCGGGACATGGCGATACGGAAATCGATTCTCATAAGGCACTTCCGAAGCTGAATTTTGACCGTCTGCGTTTGGACAGCGTGGAATTGTATCCTTTCAAGAAGGCTATTGAAGCCGGTGTGGGTGGCGTGATGGTAGGCCATTTGCACGCCCCTACTTTGGGCGAGAAGCCGGCTTCCATCTCGCAAGGAGTGATTATGCGTACGCTGATAGACGAGTTGCGCTTCCAAGGACTTGTGGTGACGGATGCTTTGGAAATGAAAGGTATTGCAGGGCATGAAGATGTTTGCGCAAAGGCGCTGATTGCCGGCAACGATGTGCTGCTGGCTCCCCGCAACCTGAAGAAAGAGATTGACGGGGTCATGACGGCCATTAAAAAAGGGCGTTTATCGGAGGAAGAGATTGACCGGAAGTGCCGGAAGGTACTGATGTTCAAGTACGCTTTGGGGCTTTCTTCCTGGCAGGAGATACCAGTGGAGGGATTTGAAGCGAAAATCAATACCCTGGAGTCGCTGGCGCTTCAGCAAAACCTGTCAAAGGCGGCAGTGACGGTGTTGAAGGACTCTTTGGGCCTTCTTCCGCTCGATTTGTCTGTGTCGGGGACGGTATTGCTGAGTGTGTCTTCTTCCTTGTCGGAGGCATATCCTTTTTATCATCAGTTGCGTGAGGAATTTCCAGTCAGCTGGCTGCATGCGAATGTGGATTCGCTGGAGGCAATCGGAACTCGTCTGCGTCCGGCACAGCGTGTGCTGGTGGCTTTGCACACTGCGGAAATCGAACCTTATGCGCCTTTGCTGGAAAATCTGGCGGCAGACAAACCGCTGGCTTTGGTTTGTTTCGGCGATATGAAGATGCTGGAGAAGGTTCCGGAAGTGGTCCGCCATTCTTCCACCGTCATTTTGGCCCATACGGACGCGGACGATGTGCAGCGTCAGGTGGCCGATTTGTTTTTAGGCAATGCGTATGCCGACGGGCGGTTGTCCATTCCGTTGGCCGGGCTGTTCAAGGCGGGCGACGGAATTACGGTTGATCCGGATGCTCCTCGTAAATATGCCCCGGAAGAGGTGGGGATGGATGCCTCCATACTGGCCCGTATCGATAGTATCGCGGAAGAAGGAATCAGACTCGGGGCTTATCCGGGTTGTCATGTCATGATTTTGCGGGAGGGACTTCCGGTGTACAACAAGTGTTTTGGAAATTATACCTACGGGGGAATGACTCCGGTGAAGGAAAACAGTCTCTACGATTTGGCCTCGCTGACCAAGGTGACGGCTACGCTGCTGGCAGTCATGAAATTGTATGATGAAGGGAAGTTCGGCCTGACCGACCGGGTATCGGATTATCTGCCAGTATTGAAAAAAACGGACAAGTCGCGTCTTACCATTCAGGATTTGCTTTTCCATGAATCAGGCCTTCCGGCTTATCTGCCTTTCTATGAAGAGGCCATCGACATGAAGTCGTGCAAGGGAGAGCTGTTCCGAAAGAAACCCGATAAGAACCATACCCTGAAACTGGCAGAGAATGTATATGCGTGCAAGGATTTCCGGTATAAACCGGAGTGGGTGTCGCGTATTCCGTCGGCAGATTATCCGCTTCAAGTGGCCGACAGCTTGTTTCTGAACAAGGAATTTTGCCGGGAAGTGGTGAAGCAGATTGTGGAGGCTCCGTTGAAAGGGAAATCATACCGTTACAGTTGTCTGAATTTCATGCTCCTGAAGGAGATGGTGGAGAAAATAACAGGTACACCGATGGACGTGTACCTGGACAGCATATTTTACAGTCCGATGGGCTTGAGGCATACGGCTTTCCAGCCTTTACATAAATTCAAGAAGGAGCAGATGGTGCCTTCTGAGGGAAAAGATTTGTTGCGCGGCGGCCCTTTACAAGGGTTTGTGCAGGATGAGGCGGCTGCCTTTATGGGAGGCGTTTCGGGAAATGCAGGTCTGTTTTCTACGGCCCACGATGTGGGCCGGATTGCACAGATGTGGCTGGACAAAGGTATTTGTGGCGACCGGAGATACCTGAGCCGTGCGACGTGCGAACTCTTTACTACCTTGAAGTCGCGTAGCAGTCGCCGGGGGTTGGGCTTCGACAAACCCGATATGGAACATCCGGAAAACAGTCCGTGCACGCCTGAAGCACCTGCTTCCGTGTTTGGTCATACCGGATATACCGGTACTTGTGTGTGGGTGGATCCTGACAACGACCTGGTGTTCGTGTTTCTGAGCAACCGGACATATCCTTCTGCCTTGGAACCGAACAACCTGGTGAAATACAACATTCGGACCCGGATGCAACAGGCAATGTACCAGTCGATAATGCACTGA
- the rplS gene encoding 50S ribosomal protein L19 — MDLIKIAEEAFATGKQHPSFKAGDTITVAYRIVEGSKERVQLYRGVVIKISGHGEKKRFTVRKMSGTVGVERIFPLESPAIDSITVNKVGKVRRAKLYYLRALTGKKARIQEKRANA, encoded by the coding sequence ATGGATTTAATTAAAATTGCAGAAGAAGCATTTGCTACTGGCAAACAGCATCCTTCATTCAAAGCTGGTGACACTATCACAGTAGCATACCGTATCGTTGAAGGTAGCAAGGAACGTGTACAGTTGTATCGCGGTGTTGTTATCAAAATTTCAGGTCACGGTGAAAAGAAACGTTTCACTGTCCGTAAAATGTCAGGTACAGTGGGTGTTGAACGTATCTTCCCATTGGAATCTCCGGCTATCGACAGCATCACTGTCAACAAAGTAGGTAAAGTTCGTCGCGCTAAATTGTACTATTTGCGTGCACTTACTGGTAAGAAAGCCAGAATTCAGGAAAAACGTGCAAACGCGTAA
- a CDS encoding DUF362 domain-containing protein, whose amino-acid sequence MAYVISDDCIACGTCIDECPVGAISEGDKYSINPDACTECGTCADVCPSEAIHLG is encoded by the coding sequence ATGGCTTACGTAATTAGTGACGATTGTATCGCTTGCGGTACTTGTATCGATGAATGCCCGGTTGGAGCAATCTCAGAAGGTGACAAATATTCAATCAATCCGGACGCTTGCACAGAATGTGGAACTTGTGCTGACGTTTGTCCTTCTGAAGCAATTCACCTGGGATAA
- a CDS encoding 5'-nucleotidase C-terminal domain-containing protein, producing MKLVKGMAVGLLAGWLLAGCSSGYSLAGVEGGRIAITDKYDRNADPEALSILKPYQQKVDSIMKPVIGHSAKALSAYRPESPLSNWIADVLRQSAVRAIGKPADVAVMNMGGIRNAMPEGEITYGTIYEIAPFENALCVLTMDGATLKELFVEIASVHGEGLSGAALQIDEEGNLLDAKVNGRPVEEKKVYTVATIDYLAEGNDRMMAFRKAQSKTFPKDALLRGLLLDAVKQCEQKGQFVSAQVEGRIKVSASN from the coding sequence ATGAAATTAGTAAAAGGTATGGCCGTCGGGTTGCTTGCCGGATGGTTGTTGGCCGGTTGTAGCTCAGGCTATTCGCTGGCGGGTGTTGAAGGTGGACGGATTGCCATAACTGATAAATATGACCGGAATGCCGACCCTGAAGCCTTGAGTATATTGAAGCCTTATCAGCAGAAAGTAGACAGTATCATGAAGCCGGTTATCGGGCATTCGGCAAAGGCTTTGAGTGCCTATCGTCCGGAATCACCTTTGTCAAACTGGATTGCGGATGTGCTTCGTCAGTCGGCCGTGCGGGCCATTGGCAAGCCGGCTGATGTGGCTGTGATGAATATGGGAGGAATCCGGAATGCGATGCCGGAAGGTGAGATTACCTATGGCACTATTTATGAGATTGCGCCTTTCGAGAATGCCTTGTGCGTATTGACGATGGACGGTGCTACTTTGAAGGAGCTTTTTGTGGAGATTGCTTCCGTGCACGGTGAGGGGCTTAGTGGGGCTGCCTTGCAGATTGATGAAGAGGGGAATCTGCTGGATGCAAAAGTCAATGGACGTCCGGTAGAGGAAAAGAAAGTCTACACGGTAGCTACCATCGATTATCTGGCCGAAGGTAATGACCGGATGATGGCTTTCAGGAAAGCGCAGTCGAAGACATTCCCGAAAGATGCGTTGCTGCGGGGACTGTTGCTCGATGCGGTAAAACAGTGCGAGCAGAAAGGACAGTTTGTCTCTGCACAGGTAGAAGGGAGAATAAAAGTGAGTGCGTCCAATTGA
- the rsmI gene encoding 16S rRNA (cytidine(1402)-2'-O)-methyltransferase encodes MGKLYVVPTPVGNMEDMTFRAIRILKEADLILAEDTRTSGILLKHYEIKNAMQSHHKFNEHQTVESVVNRIKGGQTVALISDAGTPGISDPGFLVVRECIRNGIEVQCLPGATAFVPALVSSGLPDERFCFEGFLPQKKGRMTRLNGLKEETRTMIFYESPYRLLKTLTQFAEIFGADRPVSVCREISKIHEESVRGTLQEVIAHFTETEPRGEIVIILGGKEN; translated from the coding sequence ATGGGTAAACTATATGTTGTACCTACTCCGGTAGGCAATATGGAGGACATGACTTTCCGTGCCATCCGCATCCTGAAAGAAGCGGATTTGATTCTGGCTGAAGATACACGTACATCGGGTATACTGCTGAAGCATTATGAAATCAAGAATGCCATGCAGTCTCATCATAAGTTCAATGAGCACCAGACCGTGGAAAGCGTAGTCAACCGCATCAAAGGAGGGCAAACTGTAGCCCTGATTTCCGATGCAGGTACTCCGGGCATATCCGACCCCGGGTTTCTGGTAGTGAGGGAATGCATAAGAAACGGCATCGAAGTACAATGTCTCCCTGGAGCCACCGCTTTTGTACCGGCACTGGTTTCTTCCGGTCTGCCGGACGAACGCTTTTGTTTCGAAGGTTTCCTTCCACAAAAAAAAGGCAGAATGACTCGTCTGAACGGTCTGAAAGAAGAAACACGCACAATGATTTTCTACGAATCACCCTATCGGCTGTTAAAAACCCTGACGCAATTTGCTGAGATTTTCGGTGCAGACCGTCCGGTATCCGTATGCCGTGAAATCTCCAAAATACATGAAGAAAGCGTACGGGGCACTTTACAGGAAGTCATTGCCCACTTCACAGAGACTGAACCAAGAGGAGAAATCGTCATCATACTTGGAGGAAAAGAAAACTAA